One Spinacia oleracea cultivar Varoflay chromosome 4, BTI_SOV_V1, whole genome shotgun sequence DNA segment encodes these proteins:
- the LOC110782639 gene encoding U-box domain-containing protein 26 produces the protein MREKRIPAMVPLEPLDAAGIQIPYYFRCPISLELMQDPVTVCTGQTYDRSSIEAWVATGNITCPVTRVPLADFSLIPNHTLRRLIQEWCVSNRSFGVERIPTPKQPADPSLIRSLLNQATSVSNPVHNRIAALRRLRGFARDSEKNRSLIATLNARDALVSVLFNSDEFESSELKHESLALLAIFPPSDAVCTSIASDPDRVGYLVSLLFHPSSIDVRVNSAALIESVIAGTKSADLRSFICTSDEIYVGVISILTNPIPSPRALKIGVKTLFALCLSKQHRHKAVSAGAVNALITRLTELDKCDCERALATVELLCRIPQGCSAFGAHALTVPLLVKTILKISDRATEYAAGALLALASTSEKLQREAVNAGVLTQLLLLVQSDCTERAKRKAQMLLKLLRDSWPDDSIGNYSDDFNCSDVVPF, from the coding sequence ATGAGAGAAAAAAGAATTCCGGCAATGGTTCCGCTTGAGCCGTTAGACGCTGCCGGAATTCAAATCCCATATTATTTTCGGTGTCCAATTTCGCTTGAATTGATGCAAGACCCGGTTACCGTTTGTACGGGTCAAACCTACGACCGTTCGAGTATTGAGGCCTGGGTAGCTACCGGGAATATTACGTGTCCGGTCACCCGGGTCCCACTTGCCGATTTTTCGCTTATTCCTAATCATACACTCCGCCGTCTTATTCAAGAGTGGTGCGTTTCGAATCGGTCTTTCGGCGTTGAGAGAATTCCAACACCGAAACAACCGGCTGATCCGTCGTTAATCAGGTCTTTGTTAAACCAGGCTACTTCCGTTTCCAACCCGGTTCACAATCGAATTGCCGCGTTGAGACGACTCAGGGGTTTCGCTCGTGACTCGGAGAAGAATCGGTCTTTAATTGCCACACTCAACGCTAGGGACGCACTCGTCTCCGTGTTGTTCAACTCAGATGAGTTCGAGTCGTCCGAGTTGAAACACGAATCGCTCGCCCTCCTCGCCATCTTCCCTCCATCGGATGCCGTTTGCACGTCGATTGCATCCGACCCCGACCGAGTTGGTTACTTGGTAAGTCTATTGTTCCACCCATCTTCCATCGATGTCCGAGTCAACTCGGCCGCTTTGATTGAGTCGGTGATAGCTGGAACCAAGTCGGCAGATCTCAGATCATTTATCTGCACCTCCGACGAAATATACGTTGGAGTCATCTCGATTCTCACAAACCCGATACCTTCCCCACGCGCGTTGAAAATCGGGGTGAAGACGCTCTTCGCCCTTTGTTTAAGCAAGCAGCACCGCCACAAGGCAGTTTCCGCAGGTGCAGTGAACGCGCTAATAACGCGCCTTACCGAGCTTGACAAGTGTGACTGTGAGCGCGCACTTGCTACCGTGGAACTCCTTTGTAGAATCCCACAGGGGTGTTCCGCATTCGGGGCCCACGCGCTTACCGTCCCACTATTAGTTAAAACTATCCTTAAAATATCTGACAGGGCGACGGAATACGCCGCTGGCGCGTTGTTAGCACTCGCCTCCACTTCGGAGAAGTTGCAAAGGGAGGCGGTCAACGCAGGAGTCTTgactcaattgttgttgttggtacAAAGCGACTGTACTGAACGCGCTAAAAGGAAGGCACAGATGTTGTTGAAGTTGCTCCGTGATTCTTGGCCAGACGATAGTattgggaattactctgatgaTTTTAACTGCAGCGACGTCGTTCCGTTTTGA